CTGTGAGGGTAAGGTAGAAGGGGTATTGGAACCGGACGCGTCCGATGTGGACTTTGGACTGATGATGTCAGGTGATTATCATAAAGTCAAAAGAGAAGGAGGTATAGCCTAGTGGAAATTAATCGTGAACGAATCACACTTGGTGACAGGTGGAAAAAACTGGCCTCTAGCTCGACTTTCCCGAGAATGATCATTACCCTATTCTTTGGATTAGTGTGCATTATGGCGATAGCTCAAGGGCTTCAGTTTCCACAATTGATGTCTAGCTCTCTTGGACGTTTTGGCATGAATGCAATTTTAGTGCTTGCGATGGTACCGGCGATTCAGTCGGGTATCGGACCTAACTTCGGACTACCCCTTGGTATCATCACAGGACTACTTGGTGCGCTTATCAGCGTTCAGCTAGGCTTTACCGGGATTTTCGGATTTGCGGCGGCTCAAGCGATCGCCCTACCTTTTTCGATTGGAGTAGGTATCCTGTTCGGTATGATGCTCAATCGTGTAAAAGGCTCTGAGATGATCGTATCCACTTATACTGGCTTCGCAGTGGTTTCACTCATGAGTATCGGTTGGATTTTCCTTCCCTTCACAGATGCTAGAATGAAATGGCCTTTAGGACCTGGTTTAAGAAACGTCATCTCTCTTGACGGCGTCTATGCTGGAATTCTGAATGATGCCTTTTCACTGAAGTTCCTTACTGAAAAAGCGTCAGGTAAGATGATAGTGCTCTTTAACCAGACGGAATCCTATTTGACACAAAACTATGATTCGACACTGTATGTGAACAACTTCAATATTCCGTTTTTACTGATCGCTGTCGTGTTCTTCGCATGTTACCTGATGTGGCTGTTTACAAAATCAAGAACAGGCATGATGCTTAAAGCTGCTGGTGACAATCCGAGATTTGCTAAGGCGAACGGAATCAATGTAGACAAATACAGAGTGCTTGGAACGACACTTTCTACGGTGCTTGCTGGTGCTGGAATCATCGTATTTTCGCAAAGCTACGGCTTTATGCAGTTGTATCAGGCACCGCTTATGGCGGCGTTCCCGGCTGTTGCTGCGATACTGATCGGTGGAGCGAGTGCGAAGCATGCGAAAATATCACATGTTTTGATCGGGGCTTTCCTGTTCCAAGGTCTTCTGACTATTTCGCTACCGGTTGCCAATGCGATGTATCCTGAAGGAAACTTATCAGAAATCCTCAGAATGATCGTTCAGAACGGCGTAATTCTTTATGCGCTGACTAAAGTAGGAGGGGAGAGCTAATGTCTGAATTTGTGAGTGTGCCATCAAAAGAGCTTTCTTTTAAAACTAAAGTAAAAAATTTCGTGATGCACCATATCGTGATGTTGATTTTCCTGACCATCTGTATCGCAGGTATCATCTTGGCGAATCAGTCTCCTTTTTACCTGGTGAGCCAGCTGCTTGAGCGTATTTCAAGGAATACCTTCCTTGTACTTGCACTAATTATCCCGGTAATCGCAGGGATGGGGCTCAACTTCAGTATCATCATCGGTGCCATGGCGGGGCAGATCGCTGTGGTGATCGCCAAAAACTTCGGTTTTGGCGGTGTCGGAGGCATGATCTTCGTTATGGCGGTTGCCGTTCCGATCGCTATTCTTTTCGGTATCCTGATCGGAAAACTGCTTAACAAGACACGTGGCCAGGAGATGATTGCAAGTATGATCGTCGGATTCTTTGCCAATGGATTGTATCAGCTGCTGTTTTTAGTATTCGTGGGACTTATCATTCCGATGAAGAACACGGATATCCTGTTGAGAACGGGAGTGGGCCTAAGAAATACGGTTGACCTTGCAGGTAAAAATCCTGTGAACGATATCGGTCTGACCAGCGACGGATTGAAGTATTCTATCGATTCCATCTGGAAGATGGGAATATTCAATATCATGTTCTTTGTGGGTTTGGTAGTATTCCTGTTCGCACTTGGATCAATGTTTAGAAATAACATTGCAGCTGCGCTAAGGCTTAAAGAGGATCATCTGATCACTCGAATCCTGACTCCTTCTAAAGAAAAATCAAAGAACGTTCAAATCATCGGTATGGCAATAGCCGCATTTTTCGCAATCTGGGGATTTGTCGTTCACTATTTGAAGATCGGATCACCGGACATCCTTATGATCAGATCGCTGAAGTTTCCGATTGTAACTGCTATCCTGATCGGTCTTGTTGCCTTATTTAATGTTATTATCCAAAAGACAAAGCTCGGCCAGGACTTTAGAACGGTAGGGCATGATCAGCACGTCGCGAAGATATCGGGTATTCAAGTTGATAAGGTGCGTGTCGTAGCGATTACGATTTCGACTGTGCTTGCGGCATGGGGACAAATCATTCTTCTACAAAATGTAGGTGTGTTAAATACCTACGGTTCGCATATGACCATCGGTCTTTTCTCTGTAGCGGCACTTCTTGTAGGTGGAGCATCGGTTTCTAAAGCGACGAACGGTCAGGCGTTTTTAGGTGTGCTTTTGTTCCATACCCTGTTCATCGTTTCGCCGACAGCCGGCAAGAACCTGTTTGGAGATCCTCAGATAGGAGAATTCTTCAGGGCCTTTGTCGCTTATGGAGTCATCGGCTTATCGCTTGGTCTTTATGCATGGAAAAGGGCGATGGCCAAAAGAAGTGCATGACGACTTGATTTAAGCGTTTGTTAAGGATATACTTAGAGGACCCGGTCTTTTGGGATCGGGTCTCTTTAAAAATAATGCTAAAATGAGTTTTTCTATTGACGAAGCTTTCTATGCGTGGTAGAATACTCTAGTAAATCAAAGCAGAACTTCGGTTCTCACCTTGCAAGACAATGTCTGCGGGTTAATCACACTTTACAAGCAGATTTTAAGTAGGTTCCTACTTCAGACCTGTGACTTCGTGTAATTAATCGAGCAGCCGAAAGCTGCTCGTTTTATATTGTAAACAAAGTATATTTAACGCAGGAGGTGTTAATATTAACAAGAAATTTGATCGTAGACCACCAGCAAAAAAAGATAACACAGAGCTTAACGAAGATATTCGTGACAGAGAAGTACGTCTGATTGGTGCGGATGGAGAAGCATTAGGGATTGTTGATGGGCGTGAAGCGCTTCGCTTAGCACAAGAACAAAAGCTTGACCTTGTAAAAATTGCACCAACAGCAAAACCTCCAGTTTGTAAAATCATGGATTACGGTAAACACCGCTATGAGAAGCAAAAGAAGGAAAAAGAAGCGCGCAAGAAGCAGAAGACTGTCACTCTTAAAGAAGTCAGACTTTCGCTAAATATTGAAAAGAACGACATGGAAACAAAAGCTAAAAACGCAATTAAGTTTCTACAAGCTGGCGATAAAGTAAAAGTATCACTAAGACTTCGTGGTCGTGAAATGGCTAACGCTGGTGCCGCTACTGAAGTAATCAACAGATTCCTTGAAGCTGTTGGTGAAGATTTAGCAACACTTGACGCTAGACCTAAACTTGAAGGACGTAGTGTAATCGCTATTTTATTACCAAAGAACTAAGTCGGAAGGAGGACTAAAGTTATGCCAAAAATGAAAACACATAGAGGTGCTGCAAAGCGCGTTAGAAAAACTGGTTCAGGAAAATTAAAACGCTCTCACGCATTCACTAGTCATATCTTAACTAAAATGACTACTAAAAGAAAAAGAAAACTTAGAAAATCAGGAATGATTTCTAAAGGCGACATGAAACGTGTAAAAACATTGGTTCCATATTTATAGAAATTTGATTAGAAGGAGGTATTTAGAATGCCAAGAATTAAAGGCGCGGTAAACGCGAAGAAAAAACATAAAAGAATACTTAAGATGGCTAAAGGTTACTACCAGTTAAAGTCAAAAGTATTTAGATCTGCTAACCCACAAGTACTAAGAGCCTTAAGATCTGCTTTCATCGGTAGAAAACTTAAGAAACGTGAGTTCAGAAAACTTTGGATCACTCGTATCAACGCTGCAGTTAGACCACACGGCTTGTCTTACTCAAAATTCATGCACGGTCTTAAGCTTGCTGATGTAAACATCAACAGAAAAATGCTTTCAGAAGTGGCTATCCACGACGCTGAAGGTTTTGCAAAACTTGTTGAAACTGCAAAAGCTAAATTAGGTTAGTTAAAACGTATAAATCCTCATGATAAGTCATGAGGATTTTTTGCGTGTATAGGAGAAATCGACTTGTATCTGAATATGGATACTTTCAGCAGTCGGCTAGCTCTTTTTCCCTTTAAATGGTATAATAAGCGGGATATCATTTTGGAGGTATTACATAATGAGTATTGTAAGTCTAATAGAAAGATCCAAACTGAAGCCGGCACAGGTTTTTGTCGTGGGCTTCGCAGCAATTATAATGATAGGAGCGATACTGCTCAATTTACCTATAGTCACGGTGTCCGGTGAAAGAATAGGTTTTGTCAACGCGCTGTTCACTGCCACATCGGCCGTGTGTGTGACAGGTCTTGTAGTCGTGGACACAGGGACTTACTGGAATGTGTTCGGGCAAAGTATCATTCTTCTTCTGATACAGATAGGCGGGCTTGGTTTCATGACCATGGCGACCCTGATTTCATTACTGATCGGCAGACGAATCTCGCTGCAGGGCAGGTTGCTGATGCAGGAATCCCTGAACCACTTTAACATATCAGGTGTCGTACGTCTGACAAAATATGTCGTTTTGATGACCTTTTTGATTGAAGCGGTGGGCGCCTTCTTGCTCTCATTCAAGTTCATACCCTTGTTCGGCAGGTCGAAAGGGATCTTCCTTAGTGTGTTTCACGCGGTGTCGGCCTTCTGTAACGCCGGATTTGATCTTATGGGTAATTTTACAAGCTTAACCGGTTTTGTAGACGATGTGTTTGTCAACACGGTCATTTCCCTTTTGATCATCATCGGTGGTCTAGGATTCGCCGTGATTCTTGATCTTTTAAAGTCAAGAAGCGTGAAGCGGTTGAGTCTGAACACCAAACTGGTTCTTTCCACATCCGCAGTACTTCTTCTTGCAGGTTTTGTGCTGACCTTGATCTTTGAATGGACGAATCCGGGTACTTTGGGTACACTTTCACTTAAAGGTAAGGCGCTCGGTGCGATGTTCGTCTCTGTGACGACTCGAACAGCCGGGTTCAACACGGTTCCGATGGAACTTTTAAGACCGAGCACCCTTATTCTCGCGATGGCGCTGATGTTTATCGGGGGTTCGCCCGGTTCGACTGCGGGTGGTATCAAGACCACTACGATAGCCCTTGTGTTCTATACGATCTATTCGGTTACACAGGGTAAGCAGGATACCGAGGTGTTTAGAAGAAGAATCAACAGAGATGCGATAAACAGGGCTCTTGCAGTGCTGGGTATAGGTATCACAGTCGTAGTCATCGTCATGATGGTCCTGTCCTTCACAGAACACGGGCAGTCACTGACGAGCATCATGTTTGAAACGTTTTCGGCGTATGGAACGGTTGGGCTTTCGATCGGTCTGTCCGGAAAATTATCACTGTTTGGAAAACTGATTGTTGCGGGTACGATGTTCATGGGAAGACTCGGTGGACTTACAATCGTATTTGCACTTGCCAATAGACAAAGGGCCCATACGGCCAATTTAAAATATCCTGAAGAAAAAGTGACGGTAGGTTAGGGAGAATTTGATGAAAAAACAATTTGTAATTCTTGGAACAGGCCGATTCGGCTCGAGTATTGCCATGAAACTCATGGATCTAGGCGCTGAGGTGATGGTGGTGGATAAGGACGAGGACATCATTCAGAGTATGGCGGATAAGGTTACTTATGCTGTACAGGCCGATGTCACCGATGAAAACTCGATTCAGGCACTGGGTATCAGAAACTTTGATACTGCCGTCGTCACAATCGGTGACGATATCCAGTCGTCGATTCTTGTGACGCTGATGGTCAAGGAACTTGGACTCAAGAGGATCATCGCAAAAGCGCAAACGGAGCTTCATGCCAAGGTGCTTTATAAGATCGGCGCGGACCGTGTGGTCTTCCCTGAGCGTGAGATGGGCATCAGGGTCGCCAAGAACCTGATGTCGTCAAACTTCATGGATTTCATCGAACTCGCTCCCGATTACAGTATCGTTGAAATCGCGCCTCTTAACGATTGGTTGGGTCAAACACTCCTTAGCCTCGATATCAGAGGTAAGTTCGGCCTTAACGTCATGGCGATAAGAAAAGGAACCGACATCAACATTTCGGTGATGGCTAATGATGTCATCGAAGCCGGCGACATCATGGTTGTGATCGGACATAACGACGATTTGAGAAAATTGGAAGGAAACTGATATGCTCATCGCCTCCAATCAGAATAAGCAGTACAAATGGCTGAAGTCATTGACTAAAAAGAAATACAGAGAACGCGAAAACGTGCTGCTCATAGAGGGACGCAGGATGGTGCAGCACGCGCTTGAGGTGGGAATAAAGCCTAAGTTGATTGCTGTAAGCGAAGCCCATCAAGACGAGTACGCTGATTTCAGTGTTGATTTTGTATTTAAAGGTGACTTGTTCGAGTCAATCACAGACACGGTCAATTCACAGGGCATCTTGGCTGTGCTCGAACTGTCTGTGATCGAACAGCTTGAAAAACCTGAAGGTAGACACGTGGTGGTCTGCGACAATATCCAGGACCCGGGAAACCTTGGAACGATCATTAGGACTTGTGATGCGCTTGGTATCTACGAAGTGTATCTGACCAAGGGCTGCGTGGATCCCTATAGCGCCAAGGTGCTCAGATCGACGATGGGGTCGCTCTTTAAGGTCTCGATATTTAAAAACTGGGATGCTGTCGAGCTGATGAACCTGCTTCATGAGCACGAGTACCATGTCGTCGCAACAGCCCTTAAGAACAGCGTTTCGATTGTCGATTTCAAGCCTGAAGACCCGGTCGCCATCGTCTTTGGTAACGAGGGCAACGGAGTCAGTGAGGAAGTGCTCGACTTGATTGATACTGCGGTGCATATTCCCATGGTAGGGAGTGCCGAATCGCTCAATGTAGGTGTGGCGGCAGGAATAGCGCTCTATCATCTAAATACGTATTGCGCAGGCAAACCGACTGTGCTATAATCAAACAATCAATAGTTATGACTGAGAGAGTAAGTTGTTTAACGGGTCAAGAGAGAAGCTGGTTGGTGAAAAGCTTTCCTAGAGAACAAGTGAAGTTCACTCACGAGCTGTGTTCCTGAACGAGTAGTAGGGAATGCCGGGTTACACCGTTAACTGTAATCAAGAGACCGCTACGGCGGTAATTTGGGTGGTACCGCGGAAGTTACACTTCGTCCCTATTTGGGATGGAGTGTTTTTTTATTTTCTTAAGGAGGTCAAGTATGAAAGAACGGTTAGAGGCACTTTTAGCACTTGCTAAAGTAGAAATCGTCAGTGTGGAAGATTCGGTTACGCTTCAGAACTTTAGGGTTAAGTTCTTAGGTAAAAAAGGCGAACTTACTGCGATTATGAAAGAAATGGGCAAACTTTCCAGTGAAGAACGCCCAGTCATCGGACAAGTGGCCAATGAAGTCAGAAACGGAATTGAAGCCCTTATCGCCGATAAGGCCGAGGGGATCCACAAGAAGGAGCTAAACGCGAAGTTTGAAGGCGAAAGCCTAGATGTGACGTTACCAGCAAAGCAAAGCCAGTCAGGCACCTTCCATCCCTTATATAATGTACTTGATGAGATCAAATCGATCTTTATCGGAATGGGCTATGGCATTGCCGAAGGCCCTGAAGTGGAGACGGTATACAATAATTTTGACGCGCTTAACGCACCGATAGACCATCCGTCACGCAGTGAGTCGGATACGTTTTATATCACGGACAACTTGCTTCTTAGGACGCAAACTTCTCCTGTGCAGATTCGTACGATGATGAACGGAGAGCCGCCGATCAAGGTGATCTCGCCAGGGAGATGCTTTAGAAAAGATGAAATCGATGCGACTCATTCACCGATGTTCCACCAGATAGAAGGTCTGATGGTAGCGAAAGATGTGACAATGAGCGATTTAAAAGGAACGCTGAATACTTTTGTAAAAGAACTGTTTGGTGACAATGTAAGAACAAAGTTCAGACCTCACTTTTTCCCGTTTACTGAGCCAAGCGGCGAAATGGACGTTTCGTGCTTCAAATGTGGTGGAGACGGATGCAGGTTCTGCGGCGGAAGCGGCTGGATCGAAATTTTAGGCTGCGGAATGGTTCACCCGAACGTGTTGAAGGAATGTGGTATCGACCCTGAGATCTACACGGGTTTCGCATTCGGAATGGGGCTTGACCGAATTACGATGCTTAAATACGAAATTGACGATATCAGACATCTGTTCGAGAACGATGTCCGTTTCTTACAACAATTTTAGGAGGTTGCGATGTTAGTACCAGTTAAGTGGTTGAATGAATATGTTGATATCTCTACTATCGACATTAAACTATTGGAAGACAGACTTGTGATGACAGGCTCGAACACCGAAGGCGTTGCCGATTTGAAAGCCAATGCAAGCAGTGTCGTTGTCGGTCATATCACAAGCATCGTGCAGCACCCTAATGCCGATAAATTAGTGGTATGTCAAGTGGATATAGGAGCAGATGCACCTATTCAAATCGTGACAGGCGCTAAAAACATGGTGACAGGCGATTATGTGCCGGTTGCCCTTCACGGTGCCGTTCTTGCTGACGGATTAGTGATTAAAAAGGGAAAACTCAGAGGCGAAGCGTCAGAAGGCATGTTCTGCTCCCTTCAGGAGCTGGGCTTCGATGATAAGGTGATTCCAAAGGAATTCGCAGACGGTCTTCTGATCCTGGATAAGCCGTATCCTCTTGGACAAGGCATTTTTGAAGCTATCGGGCTAGACGACCATGTGATCGAGTTTGAGATTACTCCAAACAGACCGGACTGCCTGTCGATGATAGGGATGGCTAGGGAAGCTGCCGCTTCATTCGGACTTGGTTTCAAGGCACCAGACACCACGAT
The Fusibacter sp. A1 DNA segment above includes these coding regions:
- the rpmI gene encoding 50S ribosomal protein L35, which gives rise to MPKMKTHRGAAKRVRKTGSGKLKRSHAFTSHILTKMTTKRKRKLRKSGMISKGDMKRVKTLVPYL
- a CDS encoding ABC transporter permease, translated to MSEFVSVPSKELSFKTKVKNFVMHHIVMLIFLTICIAGIILANQSPFYLVSQLLERISRNTFLVLALIIPVIAGMGLNFSIIIGAMAGQIAVVIAKNFGFGGVGGMIFVMAVAVPIAILFGILIGKLLNKTRGQEMIASMIVGFFANGLYQLLFLVFVGLIIPMKNTDILLRTGVGLRNTVDLAGKNPVNDIGLTSDGLKYSIDSIWKMGIFNIMFFVGLVVFLFALGSMFRNNIAAALRLKEDHLITRILTPSKEKSKNVQIIGMAIAAFFAIWGFVVHYLKIGSPDILMIRSLKFPIVTAILIGLVALFNVIIQKTKLGQDFRTVGHDQHVAKISGIQVDKVRVVAITISTVLAAWGQIILLQNVGVLNTYGSHMTIGLFSVAALLVGGASVSKATNGQAFLGVLLFHTLFIVSPTAGKNLFGDPQIGEFFRAFVAYGVIGLSLGLYAWKRAMAKRSA
- a CDS encoding TrkA family potassium uptake protein, encoding MMKKQFVILGTGRFGSSIAMKLMDLGAEVMVVDKDEDIIQSMADKVTYAVQADVTDENSIQALGIRNFDTAVVTIGDDIQSSILVTLMVKELGLKRIIAKAQTELHAKVLYKIGADRVVFPEREMGIRVAKNLMSSNFMDFIELAPDYSIVEIAPLNDWLGQTLLSLDIRGKFGLNVMAIRKGTDINISVMANDVIEAGDIMVVIGHNDDLRKLEGN
- a CDS encoding TrkH family potassium uptake protein; amino-acid sequence: MSIVSLIERSKLKPAQVFVVGFAAIIMIGAILLNLPIVTVSGERIGFVNALFTATSAVCVTGLVVVDTGTYWNVFGQSIILLLIQIGGLGFMTMATLISLLIGRRISLQGRLLMQESLNHFNISGVVRLTKYVVLMTFLIEAVGAFLLSFKFIPLFGRSKGIFLSVFHAVSAFCNAGFDLMGNFTSLTGFVDDVFVNTVISLLIIIGGLGFAVILDLLKSRSVKRLSLNTKLVLSTSAVLLLAGFVLTLIFEWTNPGTLGTLSLKGKALGAMFVSVTTRTAGFNTVPMELLRPSTLILAMALMFIGGSPGSTAGGIKTTTIALVFYTIYSVTQGKQDTEVFRRRINRDAINRALAVLGIGITVVVIVMMVLSFTEHGQSLTSIMFETFSAYGTVGLSIGLSGKLSLFGKLIVAGTMFMGRLGGLTIVFALANRQRAHTANLKYPEEKVTVG
- a CDS encoding RNA methyltransferase, which produces MLIASNQNKQYKWLKSLTKKKYRERENVLLIEGRRMVQHALEVGIKPKLIAVSEAHQDEYADFSVDFVFKGDLFESITDTVNSQGILAVLELSVIEQLEKPEGRHVVVCDNIQDPGNLGTIIRTCDALGIYEVYLTKGCVDPYSAKVLRSTMGSLFKVSIFKNWDAVELMNLLHEHEYHVVATALKNSVSIVDFKPEDPVAIVFGNEGNGVSEEVLDLIDTAVHIPMVGSAESLNVGVAAGIALYHLNTYCAGKPTVL
- the pheS gene encoding phenylalanine--tRNA ligase subunit alpha, whose product is MKERLEALLALAKVEIVSVEDSVTLQNFRVKFLGKKGELTAIMKEMGKLSSEERPVIGQVANEVRNGIEALIADKAEGIHKKELNAKFEGESLDVTLPAKQSQSGTFHPLYNVLDEIKSIFIGMGYGIAEGPEVETVYNNFDALNAPIDHPSRSESDTFYITDNLLLRTQTSPVQIRTMMNGEPPIKVISPGRCFRKDEIDATHSPMFHQIEGLMVAKDVTMSDLKGTLNTFVKELFGDNVRTKFRPHFFPFTEPSGEMDVSCFKCGGDGCRFCGGSGWIEILGCGMVHPNVLKECGIDPEIYTGFAFGMGLDRITMLKYEIDDIRHLFENDVRFLQQF
- a CDS encoding ABC transporter permease → MEINRERITLGDRWKKLASSSTFPRMIITLFFGLVCIMAIAQGLQFPQLMSSSLGRFGMNAILVLAMVPAIQSGIGPNFGLPLGIITGLLGALISVQLGFTGIFGFAAAQAIALPFSIGVGILFGMMLNRVKGSEMIVSTYTGFAVVSLMSIGWIFLPFTDARMKWPLGPGLRNVISLDGVYAGILNDAFSLKFLTEKASGKMIVLFNQTESYLTQNYDSTLYVNNFNIPFLLIAVVFFACYLMWLFTKSRTGMMLKAAGDNPRFAKANGINVDKYRVLGTTLSTVLAGAGIIVFSQSYGFMQLYQAPLMAAFPAVAAILIGGASAKHAKISHVLIGAFLFQGLLTISLPVANAMYPEGNLSEILRMIVQNGVILYALTKVGGES
- the infC gene encoding translation initiation factor IF-3, with the protein product MNKKFDRRPPAKKDNTELNEDIRDREVRLIGADGEALGIVDGREALRLAQEQKLDLVKIAPTAKPPVCKIMDYGKHRYEKQKKEKEARKKQKTVTLKEVRLSLNIEKNDMETKAKNAIKFLQAGDKVKVSLRLRGREMANAGAATEVINRFLEAVGEDLATLDARPKLEGRSVIAILLPKN
- the rplT gene encoding 50S ribosomal protein L20, with translation MPRIKGAVNAKKKHKRILKMAKGYYQLKSKVFRSANPQVLRALRSAFIGRKLKKREFRKLWITRINAAVRPHGLSYSKFMHGLKLADVNINRKMLSEVAIHDAEGFAKLVETAKAKLG